A region from the Nostoc sp. HK-01 genome encodes:
- a CDS encoding tRNA methyltransferase: MRFDIVTLFPDCFTSVLSSGLLGKALAKQIAQVNLVNPRDFTNDKHRKVDDEPYGGGVGMLMKPEPIFGAVESLPCLPRREIILMSPQGQTIDQPLLRELAGNYDQLVVICGHYEGVDERVQHLVTREVSLGDFILTGGEIPAMALINGVVRLLPGTVGKVESLKAESFEEGLLDYPQYTRPANFRGWKVPDVLLSGNHAAIAHWRYEQQIKRTGDRRPDLLKKWQEEKRLGGWGAGEPGEQGKEKTNDH; encoded by the coding sequence GTGCGCTTTGATATAGTTACGCTTTTTCCTGATTGTTTTACCTCAGTTCTCAGTTCTGGGCTGTTGGGTAAAGCTTTAGCCAAACAAATTGCCCAAGTGAATTTAGTCAATCCCAGAGACTTTACCAATGACAAACACCGCAAGGTAGATGATGAACCCTACGGGGGTGGCGTGGGAATGCTGATGAAGCCAGAACCAATTTTTGGTGCGGTGGAGTCGCTACCCTGTTTACCTCGCAGAGAGATAATTTTGATGAGTCCCCAAGGTCAAACCATCGACCAACCTCTGTTGCGGGAATTGGCAGGTAATTATGACCAACTAGTAGTTATCTGTGGACATTATGAAGGGGTAGATGAGCGAGTGCAACATTTGGTGACGCGGGAAGTCTCTTTGGGAGATTTTATTCTCACGGGTGGCGAAATTCCAGCAATGGCTTTAATTAATGGTGTGGTGCGCTTGTTACCGGGAACTGTGGGTAAGGTAGAGTCTCTGAAAGCTGAAAGTTTTGAAGAGGGTTTACTAGATTATCCTCAATATACTCGTCCAGCAAATTTTCGCGGTTGGAAAGTACCAGATGTTTTACTTTCTGGGAATCACGCCGCGATCGCCCATTGGCGTTATGAACAACAAATTAAACGCACGGGCGATCGCCGTCCCGATTTACTCAAAAAATGGCAAGAGGAGAAGAGGCTGGGGGGCTGGGGAGCAGGGGAGCCGGGAGAGCAGGGGAAGGAAAAAACAAATGACCATTAA
- the ispF gene encoding 2-C-methyl-D-erythritol 2,4-cyclodiphosphate synthase, with product MTIDQGQMTNIRIGNGYDIHRLVSDRALILGGIQIPHELGLLGHSDADVLTHAIMDAMLGALSLGDIGHYFPPSDPQWAGADSLILLTQVHQLIKEQGWQIGNIDSVVVAERPKLKPHIEKMRSKLATVLELQPNQIGIKATTNEKLGPVGREEGICAYAVVLLVTAD from the coding sequence ATGACTATTGACCAAGGACAAATGACTAATATCAGAATTGGTAACGGCTACGATATTCACAGATTAGTAAGCGATCGCGCTTTAATTTTAGGTGGAATTCAAATTCCCCACGAATTGGGTTTACTCGGACACAGTGATGCTGATGTCTTAACCCACGCCATTATGGATGCTATGTTGGGGGCTTTATCCTTGGGTGACATTGGCCATTATTTTCCCCCCAGTGATCCCCAATGGGCTGGCGCAGATAGTTTGATACTTTTAACTCAAGTACATCAGCTAATTAAGGAACAAGGTTGGCAGATAGGCAACATTGACTCCGTAGTAGTTGCTGAACGCCCAAAATTAAAACCGCATATCGAAAAAATGCGTAGTAAGCTGGCCACAGTTTTAGAATTACAACCCAATCAAATTGGCATCAAAGCTACCACCAATGAAAAACTCGGCCCAGTCGGCAGAGAAGAAGGCATTTGTGCTTATGCTGTAGTCTTACTCGTAACTGCTGATTAA
- a CDS encoding oligopeptide ABC transporter, periplasmic oligopeptide-binding protein, translating to MQLFKYNLPKIKHSWILIILSALTAMTVAACNPSNFKSSAAQIPQVVSSILSDPKTFNFPLSQESPNIFGLTYEGLVDQNPLTGKVEPRLAESWQISEDKLKFTFTLRDGLKWSDGQPLTADDVVFTYNDVYFNEAIPTDVRDAFRIGVSRKLPTVRKIDERRIEFTLPEPFRPFLLNTGTPILPAHALQKYVQQKDSEGKPIFLAKWGVDSPAEEIIVNGPYKLERYDTSQRVVFRRNPYYWRKDNQGNSQPYIERLVWQIVENTDTSLLQFRSGGLDTIGISPDYFSLLKVQEKQGNFKIYGNEPSTGTSFILFNLNKGKRNGKPLVDPIKSRWFNTVEFRQAVAYAIDRQTMINNTFRGLGKPQNSPVTVQSPYYLSPEEGLKTYNFEPEKAKQLLIKAGFKYNQQGQLLDAEGNRVRFTLLTNSGNKIREAMGAQIKQDLAKIGMQVDFTPIAWNTYTDKLSNTLDWEASLLGLTGGLEPNDGANVWSPEGGLHMFNQKPQPGQKPIEGWEVSPWETEIAKLYIQATQEFDEAKVKQIYGKTQQITQENLPFIYLVNPLAMTAVRNRFEGINYSALNGAFWNIYEIKITK from the coding sequence ATGCAACTTTTTAAATATAACTTGCCTAAAATTAAACATTCTTGGATACTCATAATTTTATCTGCATTGACAGCAATGACTGTTGCTGCTTGTAACCCTAGTAACTTTAAAAGTTCTGCGGCACAAATACCTCAAGTAGTAAGTAGTATTCTGAGTGATCCCAAAACATTTAATTTTCCTTTGAGTCAAGAATCACCCAACATTTTTGGCTTGACTTATGAAGGCTTAGTTGACCAAAACCCGCTGACTGGCAAAGTTGAACCAAGATTAGCGGAATCTTGGCAAATTTCTGAAGATAAATTGAAGTTTACTTTTACTTTGCGTGATGGGTTGAAATGGTCTGATGGTCAGCCACTTACAGCAGATGATGTTGTATTTACTTACAATGATGTTTATTTCAATGAAGCCATTCCCACAGATGTCAGAGATGCTTTTAGAATTGGCGTTAGTCGAAAACTACCTACTGTTCGCAAAATAGATGAACGACGAATAGAATTTACTTTGCCAGAACCCTTTAGACCTTTTCTGTTAAATACAGGTACTCCCATATTACCTGCCCACGCTTTGCAAAAATATGTGCAACAAAAAGACAGTGAAGGAAAGCCGATATTTTTGGCAAAGTGGGGTGTTGATAGTCCTGCTGAAGAAATTATCGTTAATGGCCCTTACAAACTTGAGCGTTATGACACTAGTCAGCGTGTGGTTTTTCGTCGTAATCCTTATTATTGGCGTAAAGATAATCAAGGTAACTCCCAGCCTTATATTGAACGCTTAGTTTGGCAAATTGTCGAAAATACTGATACGTCTTTGCTGCAATTTCGGTCTGGTGGTTTAGATACGATAGGTATTTCACCTGATTACTTTTCTCTACTCAAGGTACAAGAAAAACAGGGAAATTTCAAAATTTATGGTAATGAACCTTCAACTGGTACTAGCTTTATTCTGTTTAATTTAAATAAGGGTAAAAGGAACGGCAAACCACTAGTAGATCCAATCAAATCACGTTGGTTTAATACAGTAGAATTTCGTCAGGCGGTGGCTTATGCTATTGACCGCCAAACAATGATTAATAATACTTTTCGCGGTTTGGGTAAACCACAAAACTCACCTGTTACAGTGCAGAGTCCCTATTATCTTTCACCGGAAGAAGGGCTAAAAACTTATAATTTTGAGCCAGAAAAAGCCAAGCAATTACTCATCAAAGCGGGATTTAAATATAATCAACAAGGGCAATTACTAGATGCTGAAGGTAATCGTGTACGCTTTACTTTACTGACTAATTCTGGTAACAAAATACGGGAAGCAATGGGAGCGCAGATTAAACAAGATTTGGCTAAAATTGGGATGCAGGTTGATTTTACTCCCATTGCCTGGAATACCTATACAGATAAATTATCTAATACTTTAGACTGGGAAGCTTCTTTACTTGGTTTGACAGGTGGTTTAGAACCAAATGATGGAGCAAATGTTTGGTCTCCTGAAGGCGGATTACACATGTTTAATCAAAAACCTCAACCTGGTCAAAAACCAATTGAGGGTTGGGAAGTGTCTCCTTGGGAAACAGAAATCGCTAAACTTTACATCCAAGCTACTCAAGAATTTGATGAGGCCAAAGTTAAACAAATTTATGGCAAAACTCAACAAATTACCCAAGAAAATCTGCCTTTTATTTATTTGGTGAATCCCTTAGCGATGACAGCAGTACGTAATCGCTTTGAAGGCATTAACTATTCTGCTTTGAATGGTGCATTCTGGAACATTTACGAAATTAAAATTACAAAATAG
- a CDS encoding putative phosphoribosylaminoimidazole carboxylase catalytic subunit: MTNDQNLRSLLEAVANGKVTPDIALNSLKNLAYEPVGEFAKIDNHRALRTGFPEVIWGPGKTPEQIAQIIEVMRQRNPVVMATRIEPSVYAVLQSKVRGLQYYELARICAITPETIEPQFPGEIGILSAGTADLPVAEEAAITAELSGFRVQRLWDVGVAGIHRLLSNRHLIESASVLIVVAGMEGALPSVVAGLANCPVIAVPTSIGYGASFGGLAPLLTMLNSCAAGVGVVNIDNGFGAAVLAGQILRTAMKLSEE; this comes from the coding sequence ATGACAAATGATCAGAATTTGCGATCGCTCCTGGAAGCCGTTGCCAATGGTAAAGTTACCCCAGATATAGCCTTAAACTCTCTCAAAAACTTAGCCTATGAACCTGTGGGTGAGTTTGCTAAAATCGACAACCATCGCGCCCTGAGAACTGGTTTCCCCGAAGTAATTTGGGGGCCAGGTAAAACTCCTGAACAAATTGCCCAAATTATTGAGGTGATGCGCCAACGTAACCCAGTAGTCATGGCAACTCGCATTGAACCATCAGTTTATGCGGTACTGCAATCAAAAGTGCGCGGTTTGCAATACTACGAATTGGCAAGAATTTGCGCTATTACTCCCGAAACTATCGAACCACAGTTCCCAGGCGAAATTGGTATTCTCTCTGCTGGGACTGCTGATTTACCTGTAGCAGAAGAAGCCGCAATCACAGCGGAACTTTCAGGTTTTCGTGTGCAGCGACTTTGGGATGTGGGGGTGGCTGGTATTCACCGTTTGCTGAGTAATCGTCACTTGATTGAATCAGCATCGGTGTTAATTGTTGTGGCTGGGATGGAAGGTGCTTTACCCAGTGTGGTTGCAGGTTTAGCAAATTGTCCGGTGATTGCTGTTCCTACTAGTATTGGCTACGGTGCAAGTTTTGGTGGTTTAGCACCTCTATTGACAATGCTTAACTCTTGTGCTGCTGGTGTTGGCGTAGTAAATATTGATAACGGTTTTGGTGCAGCGGTATTGGCGGGGCAAATTTTGCGGACAGCTATGAAATTGAGTGAGGAGTAG
- a CDS encoding argininosuccinate lyase, with amino-acid sequence MTQPQTWSQRFESALHPAIALFNASINFDIELIEYDLTGSQAHAKMLAHTGIISAEEGEQLVSGLEQIRQEYRQGQFQPGVDAEDVHFAVERRLTEIVGDVGKKLHTARSRNDQVGTDTRLYLREQIQQIRNYLREFQRVILDIAEQNVETLIPGYTHLQRAQPLSLAHHLLAYFEMAQRDWERLGDVSRRVNISPLGCGALAGTTFPIDRHYTAELLNFDSVYANSLDGVSDRDFAIEFLCAASLIMVHLSRLSEEIILWASEEFRFITLKDSCATGSSIMPQKKNPDVPELVRGKTGRVFGHLQAMLVIMKGLPLAYNKDLQEDKEGLFDGVNTVKACLEAMTILLREGLEFRSQRLGEAVAEDFSNATDVADYLAARGVPFREAYNLVGKVVKTSIAAGKLLKDLTLEEWQQIHPAFAADIYDAIAPRTVVAARNSYGGTGFAQVNKALVTARNQIKSEE; translated from the coding sequence ATGACGCAACCACAAACTTGGAGCCAGCGATTTGAATCAGCGCTACATCCGGCGATCGCTCTGTTTAATGCCAGCATTAATTTTGATATTGAATTAATTGAATACGACCTGACTGGTTCCCAAGCTCATGCCAAAATGTTGGCGCATACGGGGATAATTTCTGCTGAAGAAGGCGAACAACTCGTTTCAGGTTTAGAACAAATTCGCCAAGAATATCGCCAAGGACAATTTCAGCCGGGAGTTGATGCTGAAGATGTACATTTTGCTGTGGAACGGCGATTGACGGAAATTGTCGGCGATGTTGGTAAAAAGTTACATACGGCGCGATCGCGCAATGACCAAGTAGGTACAGATACTCGGCTTTATCTGCGCGAGCAAATTCAGCAAATTCGCAATTACTTGCGGGAATTTCAACGAGTTATCCTAGATATCGCTGAACAAAACGTTGAAACCCTGATTCCTGGTTACACCCATTTACAACGCGCTCAACCCTTGAGTTTAGCCCATCACCTTTTGGCTTACTTTGAAATGGCACAGCGCGATTGGGAACGCTTAGGAGATGTTTCGCGCCGAGTGAATATTTCACCTTTGGGTTGCGGTGCGTTGGCGGGAACGACTTTCCCTATTGACCGCCATTACACAGCCGAGTTGTTAAATTTTGATAGTGTTTATGCTAACAGCCTGGATGGAGTGAGCGATCGCGATTTTGCGATCGAATTTTTGTGTGCGGCTAGTTTGATTATGGTTCACCTCAGCCGCCTTTCAGAAGAAATTATTCTCTGGGCTTCGGAAGAATTTCGCTTCATCACCCTCAAAGATAGCTGTGCAACTGGTTCTAGCATTATGCCCCAAAAGAAGAACCCCGACGTGCCAGAATTAGTGCGCGGCAAAACTGGGCGGGTTTTTGGTCATCTTCAGGCAATGTTAGTTATTATGAAAGGCTTGCCTTTGGCATATAACAAAGATTTACAAGAAGACAAAGAAGGTTTATTTGATGGCGTTAACACAGTCAAAGCTTGTTTAGAAGCAATGACAATTTTGCTGCGGGAAGGCTTAGAATTTCGTAGCCAGCGTTTAGGCGAAGCTGTTGCAGAAGACTTTTCTAATGCTACAGATGTGGCAGATTATCTCGCCGCCAGAGGTGTTCCCTTCCGTGAAGCTTATAATTTGGTGGGTAAAGTCGTCAAAACTAGTATTGCTGCGGGCAAACTTCTCAAAGACTTAACATTAGAAGAATGGCAACAAATACATCCTGCATTCGCCGCAGATATTTATGATGCGATCGCACCACGAACAGTTGTCGCCGCCCGTAATAGTTACGGTGGTACAGGTTTTGCCCAAGTTAACAAGGCATTAGTTACTGCACGCAATCAAATAAAGTCTGAAGAGTGA
- a CDS encoding NUDIX hydrolase, which yields MRVQEIKTHNTKIFSLNVLAFFAAVVQSTRGLWRYGQTVLGIIFRHPITGTSIIPILPDGRIVLIRRRDNGLWSLPGGMVDWGEDIPTTVRRELIEETGLELLEIKRLVGVYSAPDRDPRIHSICVVVEAEVQGKMEIQDGLEVMEIQAFSPSALPSEPMSHDHSRQIKDYLNGLTTLA from the coding sequence ATGCGAGTGCAGGAAATAAAAACACATAACACCAAGATTTTCAGCTTGAACGTTCTGGCTTTTTTTGCAGCAGTTGTCCAGTCTACACGCGGTTTATGGCGTTATGGACAAACAGTATTAGGTATTATCTTCCGTCATCCTATTACTGGTACAAGTATTATTCCGATATTACCTGATGGTCGAATTGTCTTAATTCGACGGCGAGATAATGGTCTTTGGTCATTACCCGGCGGGATGGTGGACTGGGGAGAAGATATTCCCACTACAGTTCGCCGAGAATTGATAGAGGAAACTGGACTGGAGTTATTAGAGATTAAACGTTTAGTCGGTGTTTATTCTGCACCAGACAGAGACCCTCGCATTCATTCGATTTGCGTTGTGGTGGAAGCAGAAGTACAAGGGAAAATGGAAATTCAAGATGGGTTAGAAGTCATGGAAATCCAAGCTTTTTCACCTAGTGCTTTACCGAGTGAACCAATGTCCCATGACCATTCCCGACAGATAAAAGACTACTTAAACGGCTTGACAACACTGGCGTAA
- a CDS encoding alpha/beta hydrolase fold protein, whose protein sequence is MDTLLRNSRRKLSQGLLFWSEAGQGIPVVLLHGAWNDSSQWSSVMEKLAKNFHCFAPDLLGFGESDKPNIHHSIDLQVDSIAELLQALRLERVYLVGHSLGGWIAASYALKYPEQVEGLVLLAPEGVEVEKQEKRWQQRRKLLEFSPLLVKFLKFIRPIIKIFGWHEKIEQDLQQRQHLLKYPAACQLLFQRQTAEIKAELLQDKLHLIEVPVLILQGGQDTSDAVFQSQTYKQLIPQVDFKLVAHAGNDLPESCTGIVAEEIRDFINKVKLT, encoded by the coding sequence ATGGATACACTATTACGTAACTCCCGCAGAAAGCTGTCCCAAGGATTGTTATTCTGGAGCGAAGCTGGTCAAGGTATTCCGGTCGTTTTGTTACATGGTGCTTGGAACGATAGCAGCCAGTGGTCATCGGTAATGGAAAAATTGGCAAAAAATTTCCATTGTTTTGCACCAGACTTGTTAGGCTTTGGTGAGTCTGATAAGCCCAATATCCATCATTCGATAGATTTACAAGTAGATTCTATAGCTGAACTTTTGCAAGCTTTAAGACTGGAAAGAGTATATTTAGTTGGTCATTCTTTAGGTGGTTGGATAGCAGCTAGTTATGCTTTGAAATATCCAGAACAAGTGGAAGGTTTAGTATTATTAGCACCAGAAGGTGTAGAAGTAGAAAAACAAGAAAAACGTTGGCAACAACGACGCAAATTATTAGAATTTTCTCCGTTATTAGTGAAATTTTTAAAATTTATCAGACCCATCATTAAAATATTCGGTTGGCACGAAAAAATCGAGCAAGACTTACAGCAACGTCAACATTTACTCAAATATCCCGCAGCTTGTCAGTTATTATTTCAAAGACAGACAGCAGAAATTAAAGCCGAGTTACTGCAAGATAAATTGCATTTAATTGAAGTGCCAGTTTTAATTTTGCAAGGTGGTCAAGATACTTCTGATGCTGTATTTCAAAGCCAAACTTATAAACAATTAATTCCCCAAGTAGATTTTAAATTAGTGGCTCATGCTGGCAATGATTTACCGGAATCTTGTACGGGAATTGTGGCTGAAGAAATCCGAGATTTTATTAATAAAGTTAAACTGACTTAA
- a CDS encoding Baf family transcriptional activator, translated as MKPRIQKPWLALEIGNSRLHWGLFVGETLDCTWNTDYLPDSVIQQLGNGRTLDDFPAKIFTLPCPLTLVIASVVPSQTALWQSYPNVKVITLENVPLKNTYPTLGIDRALALWGAGIKLGFPILVIDAGTALTFTGADSQQNLVGGAILPGLGLQFATLGEKTSQLPQLETQNFTSLPPRFALNTPEAIQSGVIYTLLAGIKDFMTAWWDLYPNSKVAIKGGDRTLLFNYLQTLYPELTARLIVEPNLIFWGIAAINEV; from the coding sequence GTGAAACCGCGTATACAGAAACCTTGGCTGGCTTTGGAGATAGGTAATTCCCGACTGCATTGGGGGTTATTCGTAGGCGAAACCCTTGACTGTACATGGAATACAGACTATCTACCTGATTCAGTTATACAGCAGTTAGGTAACGGTCGAACCTTAGATGATTTCCCCGCCAAGATTTTTACCCTTCCTTGTCCCCTTACTCTGGTAATTGCTTCTGTTGTTCCCAGTCAAACCGCACTTTGGCAAAGTTACCCCAATGTCAAAGTAATTACCTTAGAGAATGTACCTCTAAAAAATACCTATCCCACATTAGGAATTGACCGCGCCTTGGCTTTGTGGGGTGCGGGGATAAAGTTGGGATTTCCCATATTAGTAATTGATGCTGGAACCGCACTCACTTTTACAGGTGCAGATAGTCAACAGAATTTAGTTGGCGGTGCAATTTTACCTGGTTTGGGTTTACAGTTTGCGACTTTAGGTGAAAAAACCAGCCAATTACCACAGTTAGAAACGCAAAACTTCACCTCATTACCACCACGTTTTGCACTTAATACACCAGAGGCTATTCAAAGTGGTGTTATCTACACCTTGTTAGCCGGAATCAAAGATTTTATGACAGCGTGGTGGGATTTATATCCTAATAGTAAAGTTGCAATTAAAGGAGGCGATCGCACTTTATTATTTAACTATCTACAAACTTTATATCCAGAACTTACAGCACGTTTGATTGTTGAACCTAATTTAATTTTTTGGGGAATAGCTGCAATTAATGAAGTTTGA
- a CDS encoding flavin reductase-like, FMN-binding protein: MVSLTEKTEKRLTIQTEDIAQDTTAIRSLDWDRDRFDIEFGLQNGTTYNSFLIRGEQIALVDTSHEKFRQLYFDTLTGLINPQDINYLIISHTEPDHSGLVKDLLQMAPEITVVASKVAIQFLEDLVHQPFKRQIVKNGDRLDLGNGHEIEFVIAPNLHWPDTIFSFDHKDQILFTCDAFGMHYCSDATFDEDLKTIEADFKYYYECLMGPNSRSVLSAMKRMGELPEIKMIATGHGPLLYHNVEELTARYRKWSQNQAKPETTVGIFYVSEYGYSDRLAQAVINGINKTDVAVEVVDLGSATDLQELRELVGRCSGIVIGVPPAAGDNIAQAALSTVLGSAKDKQAIGIFETGGGNDEPTYPLLTKFRALGLHVAFPVIQLSENPSEITYKQCEEAGTDLGQWVTRDRSIKAMKSLSADLDKALGRLSGGLYIITAKKGDVSSAMLASWVAQASFKPLGFSIAVAKDRAIESLMQVGDRFVLNVLEEGNYQTLMRHFLKRFAPGADRFAGVRTQSAEDGTPILADALAYMECEVVSRMDCGDHWAVYSTVNGGRVSNPDALTAVHHRKVGNHY, encoded by the coding sequence ATGGTATCGCTCACCGAGAAAACGGAAAAACGGCTGACTATACAGACTGAGGACATTGCTCAAGATACGACGGCAATTCGCTCTCTCGATTGGGATCGCGATCGCTTTGATATTGAGTTTGGTTTACAAAATGGTACTACCTACAACTCATTTTTGATTCGCGGTGAGCAAATTGCCTTAGTTGATACCTCCCATGAGAAGTTCCGTCAGCTGTATTTTGATACCCTGACAGGACTGATAAATCCTCAAGATATCAATTATTTGATTATCAGCCACACCGAGCCTGACCATAGTGGCTTGGTGAAAGATTTGTTACAAATGGCTCCAGAAATTACAGTTGTCGCCTCAAAAGTAGCAATTCAATTTCTAGAAGATTTAGTGCATCAGCCATTCAAGCGGCAAATTGTGAAAAATGGCGATCGCTTAGATTTAGGTAATGGTCACGAGATAGAATTCGTGATTGCACCTAACTTACATTGGCCTGACACAATATTTAGCTTCGACCACAAAGACCAAATTCTTTTCACCTGCGATGCTTTCGGGATGCACTATTGCTCCGATGCGACCTTTGACGAAGACTTAAAAACTATTGAAGCTGATTTTAAATATTACTATGAATGCTTGATGGGGCCAAATTCGCGCTCGGTATTGTCTGCAATGAAGCGGATGGGGGAATTACCTGAGATTAAAATGATTGCTACAGGTCACGGGCCGTTACTCTATCACAACGTTGAGGAACTAACCGCGCGTTACCGCAAATGGAGCCAGAACCAAGCAAAACCAGAAACCACAGTTGGTATATTCTACGTTTCAGAATACGGTTATAGCGATCGCCTGGCGCAAGCCGTAATCAACGGTATCAACAAAACCGATGTCGCTGTAGAAGTAGTAGATTTGGGTTCAGCCACAGATTTACAAGAATTGCGCGAACTGGTGGGGCGTTGTTCGGGGATAGTCATTGGTGTGCCGCCTGCGGCTGGTGATAACATTGCTCAAGCTGCACTTAGTACCGTGTTAGGCTCTGCTAAAGATAAACAAGCCATTGGTATATTTGAAACTGGTGGCGGTAATGATGAACCGACTTATCCCCTATTAACAAAATTCCGGGCGTTGGGACTGCACGTAGCCTTTCCGGTAATTCAACTTAGCGAAAACCCTAGTGAAATCACTTACAAGCAATGTGAAGAAGCTGGTACAGACTTGGGGCAATGGGTAACACGCGATCGCAGCATCAAAGCCATGAAATCTCTAAGTGCAGACTTAGATAAAGCCCTCGGTAGACTCAGTGGCGGACTGTATATTATCACTGCCAAAAAAGGCGACGTATCCAGCGCGATGTTAGCTTCTTGGGTAGCGCAAGCCAGCTTCAAACCCTTGGGCTTCTCCATTGCAGTCGCTAAAGATCGGGCGATTGAATCATTAATGCAAGTAGGCGATCGCTTTGTGTTAAACGTCTTAGAAGAAGGCAATTATCAAACACTCATGCGCCACTTCCTCAAACGGTTCGCCCCCGGTGCTGACCGTTTTGCAGGTGTGCGAACCCAATCCGCTGAAGATGGTACACCCATCCTCGCCGACGCTTTAGCATACATGGAATGCGAAGTCGTCAGCCGGATGGACTGCGGCGACCACTGGGCGGTATACAGCACCGTCAACGGCGGCCGAGTTTCCAACCCTGACGCATTGACAGCTGTGCATCATCGCAAAGTGGGAAATCACTACTAA